In Mycobacterium sp. Aquia_216, a genomic segment contains:
- a CDS encoding arabinosyltransferase domain-containing protein, with translation MATDTSRDLAEELRSTSVKGAGARYRIARVVAVVAGLLGAVLAIATPLLPVNQTTAQLNWPQNGTFESVEAPLIGYVAPELNISVPCAAAAGLTGPQNAGKTVLLSTVPKQAPKAIDRGLLILRANDELVLVVRNVPVVTAPLSQVLSPACQRLTFTGHADRVTAEFVGLTQGPNAEHPGAPLRGEKSGYDFRPQIVGVFTDLSGPTPPGLSFSAVVDTRYSTSPTPLKLAAMILGVVLTAVALIALHVLDTADGTRHRRFLPSRWWSIGALDALVIAVLVWWHFVGANTSDDGYILTMARVSEHAGYMANYYRWLGTPEAPFGWYYDLLALWAHVSTSSVWMRLPTLVMALTCWWAISREVIPRLGHAVKTTRAPAWTAAGLFLATWLPLDNGLRPEPIIALGILLTWCSVERAVATNRLLPVAIACITGALTLFSGPTGIASIGALLVAIGPLRTIMHRRSRQFGALPLLAPILAAATVTVILIFRDQTLAGEMQATALKRALGPSLSWFDEHIRYERLFMASPDGSVARRFAVLAVLLALGITVAMSLRKGRIPGTAAGPSRRIVGITIISFLAMMFTPTKWTHHFGVFAGLAGSLGALAAVAVTSVAMRSRRNRTVFAATVLFLVALSFASVNGWWYVSNFGVPWSNSFPAWHYAFATALLGLTVLVLLGSAWFHFVSPDNGPPKTRAGARLAAIVQAPLAIAAWALVTFEVVSLTLAMTGQYPAWSVGRSNLEALTGKSCGLAEDVMVEQDPNAGMLAPVSASVGDALGAGLSEAFTPNGIPADVSADPVMERPGDRSFVNEDGRTTTSEAGTEGGTSAAPGVNGSRAQLPYNLDPAHTPVLGSWRPGIQVPAMLRSGWYRLPPRDQVGPLLVVSAAGRFDPREVQVQWATDDEAAAGHPGGSFQLFDVGASPAWRNLRLPLSLIPAAATQVRLVVNDEDLAPQHWIAVTPPRIPELHTLQQVVGSADPVFLDWLVGLAFPCQRPFGHQNGVDETPKWRILPDRFGAEANSPVMDNNGGGPLGVTDLLVKATTISTYLKDDWSRDWGSLQRLTPYYPNAQPARLQLGTATRSGLWDPAPLRRG, from the coding sequence ATGGCGACCGACACCTCACGTGACTTGGCCGAAGAACTACGATCTACGTCCGTGAAGGGCGCGGGAGCAAGGTACCGGATCGCGCGCGTCGTCGCCGTCGTCGCCGGCCTGCTCGGTGCCGTGCTGGCGATCGCCACGCCCCTGCTGCCGGTCAACCAGACCACCGCCCAACTCAACTGGCCGCAGAACGGCACCTTCGAAAGCGTCGAGGCCCCGCTGATCGGCTATGTGGCCCCCGAGCTGAACATTTCCGTGCCGTGTGCGGCCGCCGCCGGACTGACCGGACCGCAGAACGCCGGCAAGACCGTCTTGTTGTCGACGGTGCCCAAGCAGGCCCCGAAGGCCATCGACCGCGGGCTGCTGATTCTGCGCGCCAACGATGAGTTGGTGCTGGTGGTGCGCAACGTCCCGGTGGTCACCGCACCGCTGAGCCAGGTCCTCAGCCCGGCCTGCCAGCGCCTGACCTTCACCGGGCACGCCGACCGGGTGACCGCCGAATTCGTCGGGCTGACGCAGGGTCCCAACGCCGAACATCCCGGCGCCCCGCTGCGCGGCGAGAAAAGCGGATACGACTTCCGGCCGCAGATCGTCGGGGTGTTCACCGACCTGTCCGGGCCGACGCCGCCGGGTCTGAGTTTCTCGGCGGTCGTCGACACCCGCTACAGCACCAGCCCCACCCCGCTGAAGCTGGCCGCGATGATCCTCGGCGTGGTGCTGACCGCGGTCGCGCTGATCGCGCTGCACGTGCTGGACACCGCCGACGGCACCCGGCACCGCCGTTTCCTGCCGTCGCGGTGGTGGTCGATCGGCGCGCTCGATGCGCTCGTCATCGCCGTACTGGTGTGGTGGCACTTCGTCGGCGCCAACACCTCCGACGACGGCTACATCCTGACCATGGCCCGGGTGTCCGAGCACGCCGGGTACATGGCCAACTACTACCGCTGGCTGGGCACCCCCGAGGCGCCGTTCGGGTGGTACTACGACCTGCTGGCGCTCTGGGCGCACGTCAGCACCAGCAGCGTCTGGATGCGGCTACCCACCCTGGTCATGGCATTGACCTGCTGGTGGGCGATCAGTCGGGAAGTCATCCCCCGGCTGGGCCACGCCGTGAAGACCACCCGCGCGCCGGCATGGACGGCGGCGGGACTGTTCCTGGCGACCTGGCTGCCGCTCGACAACGGGCTGCGCCCCGAGCCGATCATCGCCCTGGGCATCCTGCTCACCTGGTGCTCGGTGGAGCGCGCGGTGGCCACGAATCGGTTGCTGCCGGTGGCGATCGCCTGCATCACCGGCGCGCTGACTCTGTTCTCCGGGCCCACCGGCATCGCGTCCATCGGCGCCTTGCTGGTCGCGATCGGGCCGCTGCGGACCATCATGCACCGCAGATCCCGACAGTTTGGTGCGCTGCCGTTGCTGGCGCCCATTCTCGCCGCGGCCACCGTCACCGTGATCCTGATCTTCCGTGACCAGACCCTGGCCGGCGAAATGCAGGCGACCGCCCTCAAGCGGGCTCTGGGGCCGAGCCTGAGCTGGTTCGACGAGCACATCCGCTACGAGCGGCTGTTCATGGCCAGCCCCGACGGATCCGTCGCCCGGCGTTTCGCGGTGCTGGCGGTGCTGCTCGCACTGGGCATCACGGTGGCAATGTCGTTGCGCAAGGGCCGAATTCCGGGCACCGCGGCCGGGCCGAGCCGCCGCATCGTCGGCATCACGATCATCTCGTTCCTCGCGATGATGTTCACCCCGACCAAATGGACCCACCACTTCGGGGTGTTCGCCGGCCTGGCGGGCTCGCTCGGTGCGTTGGCGGCGGTCGCGGTAACCAGCGTGGCAATGCGCTCGCGTCGCAACCGCACCGTGTTCGCCGCGACGGTGCTGTTCCTGGTCGCCTTGTCGTTCGCCAGCGTCAACGGCTGGTGGTATGTATCCAATTTCGGTGTGCCATGGTCGAATTCATTCCCGGCATGGCACTACGCGTTCGCCACCGCGCTGCTCGGGCTGACGGTGCTGGTGCTGCTGGGATCGGCGTGGTTTCACTTCGTCTCTCCCGACAACGGGCCTCCTAAAACCCGCGCCGGGGCACGCCTAGCCGCAATCGTCCAGGCCCCGTTGGCAATTGCGGCGTGGGCGCTGGTGACGTTCGAAGTCGTCTCACTGACGCTGGCGATGACCGGACAGTACCCCGCCTGGTCGGTAGGCCGGTCCAACCTGGAGGCCCTGACCGGTAAGTCCTGCGGACTGGCCGAGGACGTCATGGTGGAGCAGGATCCCAATGCCGGCATGCTGGCACCGGTGTCCGCCTCGGTGGGCGACGCGTTGGGCGCCGGCCTATCGGAGGCCTTTACCCCCAACGGTATTCCCGCCGACGTCTCCGCCGACCCGGTGATGGAGCGTCCGGGCGACCGCAGTTTCGTCAACGAAGACGGAAGAACGACCACCAGCGAGGCCGGCACCGAGGGCGGCACCAGCGCCGCACCGGGCGTCAACGGGTCGCGCGCCCAGCTGCCCTACAACCTTGATCCGGCTCACACGCCGGTGCTGGGCAGCTGGCGGCCCGGCATTCAGGTTCCCGCCATGCTGCGCTCGGGTTGGTATCGACTGCCGCCGCGCGACCAGGTGGGACCGCTGCTGGTGGTGTCGGCGGCCGGTCGGTTCGATCCCCGCGAGGTGCAGGTGCAGTGGGCCACCGATGACGAGGCCGCCGCGGGACACCCGGGCGGGTCGTTCCAGCTCTTCGATGTCGGCGCGTCCCCGGCGTGGCGCAATTTGCGGCTGCCGTTGTCGCTGATCCCCGCCGCCGCCACCCAGGTCCGCTTGGTCGTCAACGACGAAGACCTCGCGCCGCAGCACTGGATCGCGGTCACGCCGCCGCGGATTCCGGAGCTGCACACGCTGCAGCAGGTGGTGGGCTCGGCGGACCCGGTGTTCCTGGACTGGCTGGTGGGTCTGGCGTTCCCGTGCCAGCGACCGTTCGGCCATCAGAACGGTGTCGACGAAACGCCTAAGTGGCGCATCCTGCCGGACCGATTCGGTGCCGAGGCCAACTCGCCGGTGATGGACAACAACGGCGGTGGCCCGCTGGGTGTCACCGATTTGCTGGTGAAGGCGACCACGATCTCGACCTACCTGAAGGACGACTGGTCACGCGATTGGGGCTCGCTGCAACGGCTTACGCCGTACTACCCCAATGCCCAGCCCGCCCGTCTCCAATTGGGGACGGCGACGCGCAGCGGCCTGTGGGATCCGGCTCCGCTGCGCCGGGGCTAG
- a CDS encoding BTAD domain-containing putative transcriptional regulator — protein sequence MTDSGLGFGVLGPLMVTANGTRMPLGPPKQRAVLAMLAINRNRPVSVDSLISAVWDEDPVPAARVSIQSHVSNLRRLLRTAEAEPSQVLASVPPGYQLSIADADCDLGRFSAEKAAGAQAAAAGRFDEASSHLSAALSEWRGPVLDDLRGFAFVEAFATALVEEKVAVHTARAEAEIACGRAESVIAELEAISAEHPYRERLWAQLMTAYYVTERQSDALGAYRRLKTALAEGLGIDPGPTVTELHARILRQEPPAATRAAVTTLKVSVDTTADAAVAIPPDQAAVVLLRDKAGRQYRLNDATTRIGRITDNDIVLDDNDVSRYHAVITDSGTGFVITDLRSTNGVEVQGKRIRGSVTLGDGDHIKIGSREFTVEILRAE from the coding sequence ATGACGGACTCAGGTCTCGGGTTCGGCGTCCTGGGGCCCTTAATGGTCACCGCCAACGGCACCCGGATGCCCTTGGGCCCCCCGAAGCAGCGAGCGGTGTTGGCCATGCTGGCCATCAACCGCAACCGGCCGGTGTCGGTCGACTCGCTGATCAGCGCGGTCTGGGACGAGGATCCGGTGCCGGCCGCACGCGTCAGCATCCAGTCCCACGTGTCCAACCTGCGGCGGCTGCTGCGCACCGCCGAGGCCGAGCCCAGCCAGGTGCTCGCGAGCGTGCCACCCGGTTATCAGCTCAGCATCGCCGACGCGGACTGCGACCTCGGCCGCTTCAGCGCCGAAAAGGCCGCCGGCGCACAGGCCGCCGCCGCGGGACGGTTCGACGAGGCCAGCAGCCACCTGTCCGCCGCGCTGAGCGAATGGCGCGGGCCGGTCCTCGACGATTTGCGCGGGTTCGCCTTCGTCGAGGCGTTCGCGACGGCCCTGGTGGAGGAGAAGGTCGCGGTCCACACCGCTCGCGCCGAGGCGGAGATCGCTTGCGGGCGTGCGGAATCCGTCATCGCCGAGCTCGAGGCGATCAGCGCCGAGCATCCCTACCGGGAACGGCTTTGGGCGCAGCTGATGACCGCCTACTACGTGACCGAGCGTCAATCCGATGCCCTCGGCGCGTATCGGCGGCTGAAGACCGCCCTGGCCGAGGGGCTCGGCATCGATCCCGGGCCGACGGTCACCGAGTTGCATGCGCGGATCCTGCGCCAGGAACCCCCCGCCGCCACGCGGGCGGCCGTGACGACGCTGAAGGTGAGCGTCGACACGACGGCGGACGCGGCGGTCGCGATTCCTCCCGACCAGGCAGCCGTTGTGCTGCTGCGCGACAAGGCCGGAAGGCAGTATCGGCTCAACGACGCCACCACCCGGATCGGGCGTATCACCGACAACGACATCGTGCTCGACGACAACGATGTCAGCCGTTACCACGCCGTCATCACCGACAGCGGAACCGGTTTCGTGATCACCGATCTACGCTCCACCAACGGCGTCGAGGTGCAAGGCAAGCGCATCCGCGGCAGCGTGACCCTCGGCGACGGTGATCACATCAAAATCGGCAGCCGCGAGTTCACCGTCGAAATCCTTCGGGCTGAATAG
- a CDS encoding arabinosyltransferase domain-containing protein codes for MPHDERSQRILRLVAVVAGLAGLLLCLTVPLLPVKQTAATIAWPQGSVDGHVTQITAPLVSGAPRALDISIPCPAMATLPPSGGLVVSTLPAGGVDPGKNGLFVRADKDVVVVAFRDTVAAFAQRSAIAAGACSVLHVWADAGAAGADFVGIPGAAGTLPAEKKPQFGGIFTDLKVAAQPGLSARVDIDTRFITTPTALKQLAMAAGVLAVVVAIIALAMLDRHSRGDTLVNWRSPIAWLSRYRPREQRASWWRIGWATWLSDAGVIVTLLVWHVIGATSSDDGYNLTIARVAPKAGYVADYYRYFGTTDAPFDWYLSVLSKLASVSTAGVWMRLPATLAGIACWLVIGHWGLRRLGPGKGGLGSNTVAVLTGGVVFLAAWLPFNNGLRPEPIVALGVIVTWMLVERAIALQRLAPAAVAIVVAMLTATLAPQGLIAVAALLTGARAIATIIRRRRATDGLLAPLAVLAASLSLILVVVFRSQTLATVAESARIKYKVGPTIAWYQDWLRYYFLTVESNPDGSMARRFAVLVLLLCLFGMLVVLLRRGRVPGLASGPAWRLIGTTAVGLLLLTFTPTKWAVQFGAFASLAGALGAVTAFAVARIGLHSRRNLTLYVTALLFVLAWATSGVNGWFYVGNYGVPWFDIQPVVASHPVTSMFLALSIATGLLAAWQHFRMDYAGHTEVKDSRRNRVLASTPLLVVATIMVLGEVGSLAKGAVFRYPLYTTAKANLAAIESGLSPTSCAMADDVLTEPDPNIGLLQPVPGQTFGPDGPLGGINPVGFKPNGVGDDLRSYPVVTKPGVVNSDASPNKPNAAMTDSAGTAGGKGPVGVNGSNVALPFGLDPARTPVMGSYGENSLAATATSSWYQLPPRTPDRPLVVVSAAGAIWSYKEDGTFTYGQQLKLQWGVARPDGTTQALGEVQPIDIGPEPAWRNLRFPLTWAPPEANVARIVAYDPNLSEEQWFAFTPPRVPVLQTLQQLMGSQTPVLMDIATAANFPCQRPFAEHLGIAELPAYRILPDHKQTASSSNGWEASETGGPFLFTQVLLRTSTVATYLRGDWYRDWGSVEQYYPLVPSDQAPNAVVEQGVMTVNGWSRQGPIRALP; via the coding sequence GTGCCCCACGACGAGCGATCGCAGCGGATCCTTCGCTTGGTCGCCGTCGTCGCCGGGCTCGCGGGTCTGCTGTTGTGCCTCACGGTTCCATTGCTCCCGGTCAAACAGACCGCCGCGACGATCGCGTGGCCGCAAGGCAGCGTTGACGGGCACGTCACCCAGATCACCGCGCCGTTGGTCTCCGGGGCGCCGCGGGCACTCGACATCTCCATCCCCTGCCCGGCGATGGCCACCTTGCCGCCCAGCGGCGGATTGGTGGTCTCGACTCTGCCGGCCGGCGGCGTGGACCCCGGCAAGAACGGGCTCTTCGTCCGTGCCGACAAGGACGTGGTGGTCGTCGCGTTCCGGGATACGGTGGCCGCCTTCGCCCAGCGCTCGGCAATCGCCGCGGGAGCCTGCAGCGTGCTGCACGTCTGGGCTGATGCGGGCGCGGCGGGCGCGGATTTCGTCGGCATACCGGGCGCCGCCGGGACCCTGCCGGCCGAGAAGAAGCCACAGTTCGGCGGTATTTTCACCGACCTGAAGGTGGCTGCCCAGCCGGGGCTGTCGGCCCGGGTCGATATCGACACCCGGTTCATCACGACGCCGACTGCGCTCAAGCAGCTGGCGATGGCGGCGGGCGTGCTGGCGGTCGTGGTCGCCATCATCGCGTTGGCCATGCTGGATCGCCATAGCCGGGGCGACACGCTGGTCAACTGGCGGTCCCCGATCGCCTGGCTGTCCCGCTACCGCCCACGCGAGCAGCGGGCCTCGTGGTGGCGGATCGGCTGGGCCACCTGGCTGTCCGATGCGGGGGTGATCGTGACGCTGCTGGTCTGGCACGTCATCGGCGCCACCTCGTCCGACGACGGCTACAACCTGACCATCGCGCGGGTGGCGCCGAAAGCCGGCTACGTGGCCGACTACTACCGCTACTTCGGGACCACCGATGCGCCGTTCGACTGGTATCTCTCGGTGCTGTCCAAACTGGCATCGGTCAGCACGGCGGGCGTGTGGATGCGCCTACCGGCCACGCTGGCCGGGATCGCCTGCTGGCTGGTCATCGGCCACTGGGGGCTGCGCCGGCTGGGACCCGGAAAGGGCGGCCTGGGGTCCAACACGGTGGCGGTGCTCACCGGGGGCGTGGTGTTCCTGGCCGCGTGGCTGCCGTTCAACAACGGCCTGCGGCCCGAGCCGATCGTCGCCCTCGGCGTGATCGTCACCTGGATGCTGGTGGAGCGCGCGATCGCGTTGCAGCGGCTGGCTCCCGCCGCGGTGGCCATCGTGGTCGCGATGCTGACCGCGACGCTGGCGCCGCAGGGGTTGATCGCCGTGGCCGCGCTGCTGACCGGAGCCCGGGCCATCGCGACGATCATCCGGCGCCGCCGGGCGACCGACGGACTGCTCGCACCGCTGGCCGTGCTGGCGGCGTCACTGTCGCTGATCCTGGTGGTGGTGTTCCGCAGCCAGACGCTGGCGACGGTCGCCGAGTCGGCCCGCATCAAATACAAGGTCGGGCCGACGATCGCGTGGTATCAGGATTGGCTGCGCTACTACTTCCTGACGGTCGAGTCCAACCCCGACGGATCGATGGCGCGGCGATTCGCGGTGCTGGTGCTGCTGCTGTGCCTGTTCGGCATGCTGGTGGTGCTGCTGCGCCGCGGCCGGGTGCCGGGGCTGGCCAGTGGCCCGGCCTGGCGCCTGATCGGCACCACCGCGGTGGGCCTGCTGCTGCTGACGTTCACGCCGACCAAGTGGGCGGTGCAGTTCGGTGCGTTCGCCAGTCTGGCCGGCGCGCTCGGCGCGGTCACCGCGTTCGCCGTCGCCCGCATCGGTCTGCACAGCCGCCGCAACCTGACGCTGTACGTGACGGCGCTGCTGTTCGTGCTGGCCTGGGCGACCTCGGGCGTCAATGGCTGGTTCTATGTCGGCAACTACGGGGTGCCGTGGTTCGACATCCAGCCCGTCGTCGCCAGCCACCCGGTGACGTCGATGTTCCTCGCGCTGTCGATCGCGACCGGGCTGCTGGCCGCCTGGCAGCACTTCCGGATGGACTACGCCGGGCACACCGAGGTCAAGGACAGCCGGCGCAACCGGGTGCTGGCGTCCACTCCCCTGCTGGTCGTCGCGACGATCATGGTGCTGGGCGAAGTTGGCTCGCTGGCCAAGGGTGCGGTATTCCGCTACCCGCTCTACACCACCGCCAAGGCCAACCTGGCGGCCATCGAGTCCGGACTGTCCCCTACCAGCTGCGCCATGGCCGACGACGTGCTGACCGAGCCGGACCCCAATATCGGCCTGCTGCAACCGGTTCCGGGGCAGACGTTCGGGCCCGACGGGCCGCTCGGGGGTATCAACCCGGTCGGCTTCAAGCCCAACGGGGTGGGTGATGACTTGAGGTCGTACCCGGTGGTGACCAAACCGGGGGTGGTGAATTCGGATGCGTCGCCCAACAAGCCCAACGCCGCGATGACCGACTCCGCGGGCACCGCCGGCGGCAAAGGCCCGGTCGGGGTGAACGGCTCGAACGTCGCACTGCCGTTCGGCCTCGACCCGGCCCGCACGCCGGTGATGGGCAGCTACGGCGAGAATTCGCTTGCGGCCACCGCAACCTCATCCTGGTACCAGTTGCCGCCACGGACCCCCGACCGGCCGCTGGTCGTCGTGTCGGCGGCCGGTGCCATCTGGTCCTACAAGGAGGACGGCACCTTCACGTACGGGCAACAGCTCAAACTGCAGTGGGGCGTCGCCCGCCCCGACGGCACCACCCAGGCGCTCGGCGAGGTGCAGCCCATCGACATCGGGCCGGAGCCGGCCTGGCGCAATCTGCGGTTTCCGCTGACCTGGGCACCGCCGGAGGCCAACGTGGCACGCATCGTCGCCTACGACCCGAACCTGAGTGAGGAACAGTGGTTCGCGTTCACGCCGCCGCGGGTCCCGGTGCTGCAGACCCTGCAGCAGCTGATGGGATCGCAGACACCCGTGCTGATGGACATTGCGACCGCCGCGAACTTCCCGTGCCAGCGGCCGTTCGCCGAACACCTTGGCATCGCAGAGCTTCCCGCGTACCGCATCCTGCCCGACCACAAGCAGACGGCGTCGTCGTCGAACGGCTGGGAGGCCAGCGAGACCGGCGGGCCGTTCCTGTTCACCCAGGTGCTGCTGCGGACCTCGACGGTCGCGACCTACCTGCGCGGCGACTGGTATCGCGATTGGGGTTCGGTCGAGCAGTATTACCCACTGGTGCCAAGTGATCAGGCACCGAATGCCGTCGTCGAACAGGGTGTGATGACCGTGAACGGTTGGAGCCGGCAAGGACCGATTCGGGCACTGCCGTGA
- a CDS encoding arabinosyltransferase domain-containing protein: MSVIHHEEQAVGSTRDNVRVTRWVATIAGLIGFVLSVATPLLPVVQTTAQLNWPQNGQLNSVTAPLISLSPVDVTASVPCSVIRDLPPEGGVVLSTAPKKGKDAALNALFVVVNAKRVDVTDRNVVIASVSREQAESGQCQRIEITSTRAGTFATFVGLTDSAGKPQSGGFSDPNLRPQIVGVFTDLTGAAPPGLKFSATIDTRFSTTPTTLKLLAMVGAILSTIVSLVALWRLDQLDGRRMHRLIPTRWKKFTLADATVIFGFVLWHVIGANSSDDGYILGMARVADHAGYMSNYFRWFGSPEDPFGWYYNLLALMTHVSDNSLWMRLPDLIAGLVCWLLLSREVLPRLGPAVTSSKAANWAAALVLLTAWMPFDNGLRPEPIIALGSLITYVLIERSMCASRLTPAALAVVTAAFTLGVQPTGLIAVAALVAGGRPILRILVRRHRLVGTWPLVAPILAAGFVILTVVFADQTLSTVLEATRIRTAIGPSQAWYTENLRYYYLILPTVDGSLSRRFGFLITALCLFTALFIMLRRKRVPGVARGPAWRLMGVIFGTMFFLMFTPTKWVHHFGLFAAVGAAMAALTTVLVSPKVVRWSRNRMAFVAAVMFVLALCFATTNGWWYVSSYGVPFNSSMPKVAGISISTIFFALFAITAVYAAWLHFADTSHGNGRLARALTAAPIPLAAGFMALVFVGSMVAGIVRQYPTYSNAWDNLREFSGGCGLADDVLVEPDSNAGFMMPFAGSYSPLGALGGVNPTGFTANGIPERTLAEAIRETAVPQPGTDYDWYGPTKLTAPGINGSTVPLPYGLNAAQVPVAGSYTTGAQQQSRLTSAWYQLPKPDAGHPLVVVTAAGTIAGNSILHHHTNGQTVELEFGMAGPDGSVRPAGRLVPYDLYGEQPKVWRNLRFDRSAMPSDAVAVRVVAEDLSLTPDDWIAVTPPRVPELRSLQEYVGSTQPVLMDWAVGLAFPCQQPMLHVNGVTEIPRFRITPDYNAKKQDTDTWQDGVNGGLLGITDLLLRAHVMSTYLSHDWGRDWGSLRQFDTIADAQPAQLDLGTATRTGWWSPGQIRIKP, translated from the coding sequence GTGAGCGTTATCCACCACGAAGAACAAGCGGTCGGCAGTACCCGCGACAATGTCCGGGTCACCCGGTGGGTCGCCACGATCGCCGGGCTGATCGGCTTCGTATTGTCGGTCGCGACGCCGCTGCTGCCGGTAGTGCAGACAACCGCGCAGCTGAACTGGCCACAGAACGGCCAACTGAATAGCGTTACGGCGCCGCTTATTTCACTGAGCCCGGTCGACGTGACGGCCAGCGTGCCCTGCTCCGTGATCCGCGACCTGCCGCCCGAGGGCGGCGTGGTGCTGAGCACCGCACCCAAGAAGGGCAAGGACGCCGCGCTAAATGCGCTGTTCGTCGTCGTCAACGCCAAGCGCGTCGACGTCACGGACCGCAACGTGGTGATCGCCAGCGTGTCGCGCGAACAGGCGGAGTCCGGACAGTGCCAGCGCATCGAGATAACCTCCACGCGCGCTGGCACTTTCGCCACCTTCGTCGGGCTGACCGACTCGGCGGGCAAGCCGCAGTCCGGCGGCTTCAGCGACCCTAACCTGCGCCCGCAGATCGTCGGGGTGTTCACCGACCTCACCGGGGCCGCCCCGCCGGGACTGAAGTTCTCGGCGACCATCGACACCCGGTTCTCCACTACCCCAACGACTCTCAAGCTGCTGGCGATGGTGGGCGCCATCCTGTCCACGATCGTCTCGCTGGTCGCGTTGTGGCGACTGGACCAGCTCGACGGCCGCCGGATGCACCGGCTAATCCCGACTCGCTGGAAGAAGTTCACCCTCGCCGACGCCACGGTGATCTTCGGATTCGTGCTGTGGCATGTGATCGGGGCGAACTCGTCCGACGACGGCTACATCCTGGGCATGGCCCGGGTCGCCGACCATGCCGGCTACATGTCCAACTACTTCCGCTGGTTCGGCAGCCCGGAGGACCCGTTCGGCTGGTACTACAACCTGCTGGCACTGATGACCCACGTCAGCGACAACAGCCTCTGGATGCGGCTGCCGGACCTGATTGCCGGGCTGGTCTGCTGGCTGCTGCTGTCACGCGAGGTGCTGCCCCGGCTGGGGCCCGCGGTGACATCGAGCAAGGCCGCCAACTGGGCGGCGGCCCTGGTGTTGCTGACAGCGTGGATGCCGTTCGACAACGGTCTGCGACCCGAACCGATCATCGCGCTCGGTTCGCTGATCACCTACGTGCTGATCGAGCGCTCGATGTGCGCGTCCCGGCTGACCCCGGCGGCACTGGCGGTGGTCACCGCGGCGTTCACCCTGGGCGTGCAGCCCACCGGACTGATCGCGGTGGCCGCGCTGGTCGCCGGCGGCCGCCCGATCCTGCGGATTCTGGTGCGCCGCCACCGCCTGGTCGGGACCTGGCCGCTGGTGGCCCCGATACTGGCCGCCGGATTCGTCATCCTCACCGTGGTGTTCGCCGACCAGACGCTGTCAACGGTGTTGGAAGCCACCAGGATTCGCACCGCGATCGGGCCCAGCCAAGCCTGGTACACCGAGAATCTGCGCTACTACTACCTGATTCTGCCGACCGTCGACGGTTCACTGTCGCGTCGGTTCGGGTTCCTGATCACCGCGCTGTGTCTGTTCACGGCACTGTTTATCATGTTGCGGCGCAAGCGAGTTCCCGGAGTGGCCCGCGGTCCGGCGTGGCGCCTGATGGGCGTCATCTTCGGCACCATGTTCTTCCTGATGTTCACCCCGACCAAGTGGGTGCACCACTTCGGGCTGTTCGCCGCGGTGGGCGCGGCGATGGCCGCGCTGACGACCGTGCTGGTATCGCCGAAGGTGGTGCGCTGGTCGCGCAACCGGATGGCATTCGTTGCGGCGGTGATGTTCGTGCTGGCGCTGTGCTTCGCCACCACCAACGGTTGGTGGTACGTCTCGAGCTACGGCGTACCGTTCAACAGCTCCATGCCAAAAGTCGCCGGAATCTCAATCAGCACAATATTTTTCGCGCTGTTTGCGATTACCGCGGTGTACGCGGCCTGGCTACACTTCGCGGACACCAGCCATGGCAATGGCCGGTTGGCCCGCGCGCTGACGGCGGCGCCCATCCCGCTTGCAGCCGGCTTCATGGCGCTGGTGTTCGTGGGGTCGATGGTGGCCGGCATCGTTCGGCAGTACCCCACCTACTCCAATGCCTGGGACAACCTGCGCGAGTTCAGCGGAGGCTGCGGCCTGGCCGACGACGTACTCGTCGAGCCGGACAGCAACGCCGGCTTCATGATGCCGTTCGCCGGCAGCTACAGCCCGTTGGGCGCGCTGGGTGGGGTCAACCCAACAGGTTTCACCGCCAACGGCATACCGGAACGCACACTGGCCGAAGCGATCCGGGAGACGGCGGTGCCGCAGCCCGGGACCGATTACGACTGGTACGGGCCCACCAAGCTGACGGCGCCGGGCATCAACGGGTCGACGGTACCGCTGCCGTACGGCCTCAACGCCGCTCAGGTTCCGGTGGCGGGCAGCTACACCACCGGCGCCCAACAGCAGAGCAGGCTGACCTCGGCGTGGTATCAGCTGCCGAAACCCGACGCCGGACATCCGCTGGTGGTGGTGACCGCCGCCGGCACGATCGCCGGCAACAGCATCCTGCACCATCACACCAACGGGCAGACCGTGGAACTGGAATTCGGCATGGCCGGACCCGACGGCTCCGTGCGGCCGGCCGGCCGCCTGGTGCCCTACGACCTCTACGGTGAGCAGCCCAAGGTGTGGCGCAACTTGCGCTTCGACCGGTCCGCCATGCCGTCGGACGCGGTTGCCGTGCGGGTAGTGGCCGAGGACCTGTCGCTGACGCCGGACGACTGGATCGCGGTGACCCCGCCTCGGGTACCGGAGTTGCGTTCCCTGCAGGAGTACGTCGGCTCGACGCAGCCGGTGCTGATGGACTGGGCGGTCGGGCTCGCGTTCCCGTGCCAGCAGCCGATGCTGCACGTCAACGGCGTCACCGAGATCCCGAGGTTTCGCATCACCCCGGACTACAACGCCAAGAAGCAGGACACCGACACCTGGCAGGACGGCGTCAACGGTGGCCTGCTGGGCATCACCGACTTGCTGCTGCGCGCGCACGTGATGTCCACCTACCTGTCCCATGACTGGGGCCGCGACTGGGGGTCACTGCGTCAGTTCGACACCATCGCCGATGCCCAACCCGCCCAACTCGACCTGGGCACCGCGACCCGCACCGGTTGGTGGTCACCCGGCCAGATCCGGATCAAGCCCTAA